A genomic segment from Pseudomonas sessilinigenes encodes:
- a CDS encoding MFS transporter, which translates to MTAVETSITAAETPQQTRKRLRKVAAATIFGSMLEWYDFYLYATMAAIVFSKIFFDTSNPNSAMLMSFSTFAIGFIARPFGGVLFGYLGDKFGRKQVLVLTFCLMGVCTALIGLIPSYASIGIWAPIILVAIRIIQGLGAGAELSGAAVTSYEHASEGKRGSQGAWPALGLNLGLLLSSLTIYLLTINGNEFLLAGGWRIPFVCSIVLVGVGLWVRKSIPETPEFKELDQQSRKAQASPLKALFKNDLKGLAVVFFVAIGYNALSYIFKTFSLAYLTQYKHVDVHVTSLSVTIASLVAIVAVPFFGWLCDKWSSKTVLILGGLFSVLFAYPFLALLNTGDSLMIYLAIGVGTGILAPMMFAPQGSFLSRQFPTATRSSGFGTGREIGTAIAGGLAPLGALSLVTASATHSTDGVVIILAIAAVLVVVFALCDQGRKHSAFKN; encoded by the coding sequence ATGACCGCAGTTGAAACCAGCATTACTGCAGCGGAAACCCCACAGCAAACCAGGAAACGCCTGCGCAAGGTCGCGGCGGCCACCATCTTCGGCTCGATGCTGGAGTGGTACGACTTCTACCTCTACGCCACCATGGCGGCGATCGTCTTCTCGAAGATCTTCTTCGATACCAGCAACCCCAACAGCGCCATGCTGATGTCGTTCTCCACCTTCGCCATCGGCTTTATCGCCCGCCCCTTCGGCGGCGTGCTGTTCGGCTACCTGGGCGACAAGTTCGGGCGCAAGCAGGTGCTGGTGCTGACCTTCTGCCTGATGGGCGTGTGCACCGCGCTGATCGGCCTGATCCCCAGCTACGCCTCGATCGGCATCTGGGCACCGATCATCCTGGTGGCGATCCGGATCATCCAGGGCCTGGGTGCCGGTGCCGAACTGTCCGGCGCGGCAGTCACCTCCTACGAGCACGCCAGCGAAGGCAAGCGCGGCAGCCAGGGCGCCTGGCCGGCACTGGGGCTGAACCTGGGCCTGCTGCTGTCGTCGCTGACCATCTACCTGCTGACCATCAACGGCAACGAATTCCTCTTGGCCGGCGGCTGGCGCATTCCCTTCGTGTGCAGCATCGTGCTGGTGGGCGTCGGCCTGTGGGTGCGCAAGAGCATTCCGGAAACCCCGGAGTTCAAGGAACTGGACCAGCAGAGCCGCAAGGCCCAGGCCTCGCCGCTCAAGGCACTGTTCAAGAACGACCTCAAGGGCCTGGCCGTGGTGTTCTTCGTGGCCATCGGCTACAACGCCCTGAGCTACATCTTCAAGACCTTCTCCCTGGCTTACCTGACCCAGTACAAGCACGTCGACGTGCACGTGACCTCGCTGTCGGTGACCATTGCCAGCCTGGTGGCCATCGTCGCCGTACCGTTCTTCGGCTGGCTGTGCGACAAGTGGAGCAGCAAGACCGTCCTGATCCTCGGCGGCCTGTTCTCGGTGCTGTTCGCCTACCCGTTCCTGGCCCTGCTCAATACCGGCGACAGCCTGATGATCTACCTGGCCATCGGGGTCGGCACCGGCATCCTGGCACCGATGATGTTCGCGCCCCAGGGCTCGTTCCTCAGCCGCCAGTTCCCCACCGCAACCCGTTCCTCGGGCTTCGGCACCGGGCGCGAGATCGGCACCGCCATCGCCGGTGGCCTGGCCCCGCTGGGCGCACTGTCGCTGGTGACCGCCTCGGCCACCCACTCCACCGATGGCGTGGTGATCATCCTCGCCATTGCCGCGGTGCTGGTGGTGGTGTTTGCCCTGTGCGACCAGGGCCGCAAGCACTCGGCCTTCAAGAACTGA